The DNA region GACAAGCTGTTCGTCGCGATGGGCTGTAGGCCTGAGGGAAAGGCGTCTAAGATAAACATCGGGGATGGGCAGGTCTGGGTCTACGGCGAGGAGGGGGCGCCGAGATACGTCTTGTTCCAGGGGAGGCCGGAGCACGGCCCGTGGGTCTTCGCCATGTATAACTTGGCCCGTGCCCTCAACTCCGCCTTTCTGTACGACCTCGCCCCCTGGAGGAGAGGGGGGTTTAACCTGGGGTTTGTTGGCCACCTTTTTAGAAAGAGATAGTGTACCCAGACACCGTCAGGCCGTCTCACAGCGCCGCCTCTGAGGCGGCTCTCAACAGCCTGTCGCTGTGTTAAACTATTGCTGTGTTTAAAAGATTATTGCCCCTCCCCTTGCTTGAGCTTGGGCAACAGCGTCTTCTTTAAGTATTCTATGGTCTTCTTCTGCCTCTCCCTCAGCCTTCTCATAATTCTCCTCCTGGGCACCTCTTTTCCGCATATGCCGGAGTAGAGCGGGTCGCCCCTTATGGTGAGCTGGTTGCAGTCTATAAGTATCACCTCAAAGTAGCGGTAGACGCCGTCGTCGGCCACCCAGTAGCTGTTTACCACTTCGAGGCCGGGGAATTTCCTAGCCGCCCTCTCCTCTGCCACCTGCCTCCAGGACTTCCAGGCGGTTATGCCGTATACGCCCATGCGTTTAGGTCTCCTCCCGGAGTCGGGTCTTCTCCTGTTAAACGGCCCTCTCATAATTCTCACCCTGGCCACCACGACGCCTTGTTTGGGCTTGTAGCCGAGCTTCCTAGCCCTCTCAAGCCTAAACGGCCTCTCTACCCTGACTATGGAAGGAGCCCTCCTCCACTCGATGAGGATTTTCCGCATTAGTCTTTCGTGTACTTCTCGTCCGATTTTCCTATACCACATCGCCATGTAGGTGTATGCCGAACGTGCCACGGCCTTCATCTTCGGACCCTTTTTAAGCTTTCACGCGCTTACAGATTTATTTACCCCTCCCTGCGGCTTTGTGCGGTGCCGCTATGTGGAGCTTAGCGTCGTGATCCACGCCACGGAGGACTTGGACGGGGTGGTAGAGATACTTCAGAAGTTTTTTGGCGACATCCCCATCGTGGTTGAGGTGTACGAGGGACACCACGGGAACCCCATATACCTAGCAACGTCTTACATAGACAACTGCGACTACCTGCTGGAGAGGCTGTGCAACGCATTTGGCGGGAGTATCCCCGCGTCGGCGGGGGAGGGGGAGGGG from Pyrobaculum arsenaticum DSM 13514 includes:
- a CDS encoding RNA-binding domain-containing protein → MRCRYVELSVVIHATEDLDGVVEILQKFFGDIPIVVEVYEGHHGNPIYLATSYIDNCDYLLERLCNAFGGSIPASAGEGEGLYYLRLDKQALAVGEARAVNHDDVVRLKIRVRNGLCS
- a CDS encoding 50S ribosomal protein L15e, whose protein sequence is MKAVARSAYTYMAMWYRKIGREVHERLMRKILIEWRRAPSIVRVERPFRLERARKLGYKPKQGVVVARVRIMRGPFNRRRPDSGRRPKRMGVYGITAWKSWRQVAEERAARKFPGLEVVNSYWVADDGVYRYFEVILIDCNQLTIRGDPLYSGICGKEVPRRRIMRRLRERQKKTIEYLKKTLLPKLKQGEGQ